A section of the Streptomyces sp. NBC_01591 genome encodes:
- a CDS encoding acyl-CoA dehydrogenase family protein has protein sequence MTATIDSPSAEQSTDLLTGVLLGDNFRREHGFWQRLISTEPFRRPDRRTAEERLALTYERLRVLNDCLDSGARLAADPRALAALHEWLGPVDPALTTVAGIHYSLFLGSLLDHGGDRDLSDFLRLRRIGTFLCTEVAHGNDAAAVETTAEYDRERDGFVLRTPHAGAQKFMPNTSPAGGPKTGLVAARLLVDGADHGVFLFLVPLTDAVQALPGVRVRRLPTRTGSPVDHCLTSFDRVFVGRAALLGGDHGRIGADGEFSSAIDNRRRRFLASIARVTAGKISMTACAVGCARATLAVAVRYGGHRYISGPRGSRRLPVIAHRSHHGPLASAMATVFAMSLLHRRALDRWERGGEGEEAERLVAVAKGWITWQARSVIVECRERCGAQALLENNGMSELVTGVEGAITAEGDNLAIHAKAAAEMLFAAAPAGPESSPGGGPGDLDDPDFLGRLLAELERIWFGRARERMGLAPHGDPLARWNAASGPALRGVEAHAHRQAAEAYAEAVTALPEGPARDRLGELQRLFALDRIARASGDLLAAGLLTGEQVNGLPDRVEELITAVAAHLPDLAESFALPPELLADWPIAGADYVDAYDDPGAAWQTDGGRATAPGER, from the coding sequence ATGACCGCAACCATCGACAGCCCCTCCGCAGAACAGTCCACGGACCTCCTCACCGGTGTGCTCCTCGGCGACAACTTCCGCCGGGAGCACGGCTTCTGGCAGCGACTGATCAGCACGGAACCCTTCCGCCGCCCGGACCGCCGCACTGCCGAGGAGCGCCTGGCTCTCACGTACGAGCGGCTGCGCGTCCTCAACGACTGTCTGGACAGCGGTGCCCGGCTGGCCGCGGACCCCCGTGCCCTCGCGGCGCTGCACGAATGGCTCGGCCCGGTGGACCCGGCGCTCACCACGGTGGCGGGGATCCACTACAGCCTCTTTCTCGGCAGCCTCCTCGACCACGGGGGCGACCGCGATCTGTCGGACTTCCTGCGGCTGCGGCGCATCGGCACCTTTCTCTGTACGGAGGTGGCACACGGCAACGACGCCGCGGCCGTCGAGACCACGGCCGAGTACGACCGTGAGCGCGACGGATTCGTGCTCCGCACACCGCATGCCGGGGCCCAGAAATTCATGCCCAACACCAGTCCGGCCGGCGGCCCCAAAACGGGGCTCGTGGCCGCGCGTCTGCTCGTCGACGGCGCCGATCACGGGGTCTTCCTCTTTCTCGTACCGCTCACCGACGCCGTTCAGGCCCTGCCCGGAGTACGGGTCCGCAGGCTCCCCACCCGCACCGGCAGCCCGGTGGACCACTGCCTGACCTCCTTCGACCGGGTCTTCGTGGGACGCGCCGCGCTGCTCGGCGGGGACCACGGACGGATCGGTGCGGACGGGGAGTTCAGCAGCGCCATCGACAACCGCAGGCGTCGCTTCCTCGCGTCGATCGCGCGCGTCACCGCCGGCAAGATCTCGATGACGGCCTGCGCGGTCGGCTGCGCGCGCGCGACACTCGCCGTCGCCGTCCGCTACGGCGGCCACCGGTACATCTCGGGCCCCCGCGGCTCGCGCCGGCTGCCGGTGATCGCCCACCGCAGTCACCACGGACCGCTCGCCTCGGCGATGGCCACCGTCTTCGCGATGAGCCTGCTGCACCGCAGGGCGCTGGACCGCTGGGAACGGGGTGGGGAAGGGGAGGAGGCGGAGCGGCTGGTCGCCGTCGCCAAGGGGTGGATCACCTGGCAGGCCAGGTCCGTGATCGTCGAATGCCGTGAACGCTGCGGTGCCCAGGCCCTCCTGGAGAACAACGGCATGAGCGAACTCGTCACCGGTGTGGAAGGCGCCATCACTGCCGAGGGCGACAATCTGGCCATCCACGCCAAGGCGGCCGCGGAAATGCTCTTCGCCGCAGCACCGGCTGGGCCCGAGTCTTCCCCCGGCGGCGGACCCGGCGATCTCGACGACCCGGACTTTCTCGGCAGGCTGCTCGCGGAGCTGGAGCGGATCTGGTTCGGCCGGGCCCGGGAGCGGATGGGCCTCGCACCGCACGGTGACCCGCTGGCGCGGTGGAACGCGGCATCCGGGCCCGCCCTGCGCGGCGTCGAGGCCCACGCCCACCGGCAGGCGGCCGAGGCGTACGCGGAAGCGGTGACCGCGCTGCCCGAGGGGCCCGCCCGCGACCGGCTCGGCGAGCTGCAGCGGCTCTTCGCACTCGACCGGATCGCCCGCGCCAGCGGTGATCTGCTGGCAGCGGGCCTGTTGACCGGCGAGCAGGTCAACGGCCTGCCGGACAGGGTGGAAGAGCTCATCACCGCTGTCGCCGCCCATCTGCCCGACCTCGCCGAGTCCTTCGCGCTGCCGCCGGAACTGCTCGCCGACTGGCCCATCGCCGGAGCCGATTACGTGGACGCCTACGACGATCCGGGCGCCGCCTGGCAGACGGACGGGGGCCGGGCGACGGCTCCGGGCGAGCGGTGA
- a CDS encoding beta-ketoacyl-[acyl-carrier-protein] synthase family protein, translated as MTRVDRYVAVTGLGLVTPAGADEHTFWEGLCAGVSTARSCEELAGLPVDFGCPVDGIDLDAAVGGRSVWRMARFVKMALVAARQAVADAGLSPERWDGDRVAVVLGVGVGGVSVLVDNVRRLDDGGADAVSPLLVPMMMPNAAAGEVAIALRAHGPSLAPATACASGATALAVARDLLLSDRCDVVVAGGAEAVLTPLVVSAFAGMGALSLRTGDPSGASRPFAADRDGFVIGEGAAVLVLERAADAHARGGRARALLTGAGSATDAHHPTAPDPDGGGARKAIEAALREAGWAAHEVDHINAHGTSTPLNDAMESALISGLFPHRPSVTAPKGVLGHTLAAAGAIEAVATVLTLEHGLVPPIANLDSLPDGFDLDCVVKEPRVQQVERALSHSFGFGGHNVVLAFQRVDADGPALTDPGVLAIA; from the coding sequence ATGACGCGGGTCGACAGGTACGTCGCGGTGACCGGACTGGGACTGGTGACGCCCGCGGGCGCGGACGAGCACACCTTCTGGGAGGGGCTGTGCGCCGGTGTGTCCACGGCCCGCAGCTGCGAGGAACTGGCCGGACTGCCGGTCGACTTCGGCTGCCCGGTGGACGGGATCGATCTGGACGCGGCGGTCGGCGGGCGTTCGGTGTGGCGGATGGCACGGTTCGTCAAGATGGCACTGGTCGCCGCCCGCCAGGCCGTGGCGGACGCCGGTCTGTCGCCGGAGCGGTGGGACGGCGACCGGGTCGCGGTGGTGCTCGGCGTCGGGGTGGGCGGGGTGTCCGTGCTCGTCGACAACGTGCGCAGACTCGACGACGGCGGAGCGGACGCGGTGTCGCCGCTCCTGGTCCCGATGATGATGCCCAACGCGGCCGCCGGGGAGGTAGCCATCGCCCTGCGGGCCCACGGCCCCAGTCTGGCCCCGGCGACCGCCTGCGCGTCCGGGGCGACGGCGCTCGCCGTCGCCCGCGACCTGCTGCTGAGCGACCGGTGCGATGTGGTGGTGGCGGGCGGTGCCGAGGCCGTGCTGACCCCGCTGGTGGTGAGCGCCTTCGCAGGAATGGGCGCGCTCTCGCTGCGCACCGGCGATCCGTCGGGGGCGTCGCGGCCGTTCGCCGCGGACCGGGACGGGTTCGTGATCGGCGAGGGCGCCGCCGTGCTCGTACTGGAACGGGCGGCCGATGCGCACGCCCGGGGCGGACGGGCGCGCGCCCTGCTGACCGGTGCGGGTTCTGCCACCGATGCCCACCACCCCACGGCCCCGGACCCGGACGGCGGCGGCGCGCGCAAGGCCATCGAGGCCGCGCTGCGCGAGGCGGGCTGGGCGGCCCACGAGGTCGACCACATCAACGCGCACGGCACATCGACCCCGCTGAACGACGCGATGGAGAGCGCGCTGATCTCCGGGCTCTTCCCCCACCGGCCTTCGGTGACCGCACCGAAAGGTGTACTCGGGCACACCCTTGCGGCGGCGGGGGCGATCGAGGCGGTCGCCACCGTACTGACCCTGGAGCACGGCCTCGTCCCGCCGATCGCCAACCTGGACTCGCTGCCGGACGGGTTCGACCTCGACTGCGTGGTCAAGGAACCCCGGGTCCAGCAGGTCGAGCGGGCGCTGAGCCACTCCTTCGGCTTTGGCGGACACAACGTCGTACTCGCCTTCCAGCGCGTCGACGCGGACGGCCCGGCACTGACGGACCCGGGTGTCCTCGCCATTGCTTGA
- a CDS encoding carbohydrate kinase family protein yields MFDRLDLLVIGECVADIVRLPGAADQVHPGGSPANVAYGLARLGHGTTLLTQLGPDDNGRLIRDHLAGAGVEVRTDDATAPTPSAAVALDDEGRAAYTFEITWTLGPVSLDRPPQHVHTGSIAAVMEPGAATVLGTVESLRTSATVSYDPNVRPELMGDHESAVRRVERCVALSDVVKASDEDLEWLYPGQDPERVAERWLASGPAVVLVTRGGDGALAVLPDGQVTVDALPTDVVDTVGAGDAFMSGTLHALAAHGLLGADGRERLRSLDRARVTDVLRHAAASAAVTVARAGANPPDETELKAALART; encoded by the coding sequence ATGTTCGACAGACTCGACCTGCTGGTCATCGGCGAATGCGTCGCCGACATCGTCCGGCTGCCGGGTGCGGCCGATCAGGTCCACCCGGGCGGGAGCCCGGCCAACGTCGCGTACGGCCTGGCCCGGCTCGGGCACGGCACCACCCTGCTCACCCAGCTCGGCCCCGACGACAACGGCCGGCTGATCAGGGACCATCTCGCCGGTGCCGGGGTCGAGGTCCGCACGGACGACGCCACGGCCCCCACCCCGTCCGCCGCCGTCGCCCTGGACGACGAGGGCCGGGCCGCGTACACCTTCGAGATCACCTGGACGCTCGGCCCGGTCTCCCTGGACCGGCCACCGCAACACGTCCACACCGGATCCATCGCGGCGGTGATGGAACCCGGCGCGGCCACCGTCCTCGGCACCGTCGAGTCGCTGCGGACGTCCGCGACCGTCAGCTACGACCCCAATGTGCGGCCCGAGCTGATGGGGGACCACGAGTCCGCCGTCCGCAGGGTCGAGCGGTGCGTCGCGCTCAGCGATGTGGTCAAGGCCAGTGACGAGGACCTGGAGTGGCTGTATCCGGGCCAGGATCCGGAGCGGGTCGCCGAGCGGTGGCTGGCCTCCGGCCCGGCGGTCGTCCTCGTCACCCGGGGCGGCGACGGTGCGCTGGCCGTACTGCCCGACGGACAGGTGACGGTCGACGCGCTGCCCACCGACGTCGTCGACACGGTGGGGGCGGGCGACGCCTTCATGTCGGGCACCCTGCACGCCCTCGCGGCGCACGGGCTGCTCGGTGCGGACGGCCGGGAGCGGCTGCGCTCGCTGGACCGGGCCCGGGTGACCGACGTCCTGCGGCACGCGGCGGCCTCCGCCGCGGTGACCGTCGCCCGGGCCGGCGCCAACCCGCCGGACGAGACGGAGCTGAAGGCGGCACTCGCCCGGACCTGA
- a CDS encoding glycoside hydrolase family 32 protein — protein sequence MSISRRALLSSAGLTLLAPLAGAGRASAAPPAPDAAGHRTASLSGDLAAIPDPLGLTGTWSRTTDGGQRVVTGAERNAVALSEQRIEAVAGYAARITIDPGSPYAVGSLVVRATDDGSAGYAASVDPNLHRIRLHDLATGRDLVPPATATLAPGTSYVLEVTLDGPELTVILDGKQVLAARDTAYGHGAAGLHAYNGTVVFGPPGLRSVTTDATGWTTDGGTWTATSLGWHAQAPADTNCRAVSSTRVHDTAYQADIRITDPCAVAALLLRTDAQGSSGYGVQIDPNLNRLRLYRIDGDITLGTHSTTIDVDKVYRIRVEADGPRLRVRWQTDFITPDGYAPVITAQDAEHGSGLLGVLAYNGSVRFEGITASGLVTDLQGWSTVSGAWTPDLRGLRAEGTGALHIAPFPGGDVLISADIGLVGATGAGLVVRADAAGAGGYEVRLDAKGVRLLDRVDGTEIGHAAPPVRPFEAGGTYRTEIHALGTTVTVTVDGVEAITATVPRTGGRTVGLAATGGTAHFQEVRARTPRTYYTDTYRPGYRYTQLASHTSDPNGLVHHEGEYHLFHQDSGQWAHAVSTDLLHWRALPVALPVSDFGHTWSGSCVVDSDDTSGLFGGRAGLIAYYTSYHPDRPGGNQCVRVAYSEDRGRSWQWHGTDPVVQNPGGPEGGWDFRDPKVVRDAGRDQWVMVVSGGDHVRFFTSTDLLHWAYRSSFGYGDWVTGGVWECPDLFPLPVDGDPDQVRWVLALSTGAVRSTDGSAAEYFLGDWDGTTFTTTNQAGTPLRAEAGRDYYAAMTFYGLPDGRRVQLGWLSNWDYAFSAPTGEWNGQLSIARELTLTGKGLVQRPAAEIETLRTSSTTIENITVRPGSANPLSAQRGRSYEIQAEIALPYTGAATEFGFRLRTGGDRRTLVGYDVGTGKLFVDRSAAGADDFTEHFAGRTDAAVPLATVDGERRLRIRLFMDTSSVEVFGGDGLVTISSLLFPEPDDRGMAFYATGGAARIVTLTVHRLRDVFRVTDADPEPAVNPPGGTFRNGGLGELTVVPAGHWTTTGAGRTGVFDRDSTAVSSTEYGDLELTSLVRFGGPDGTGGAGSVLLRATPDTADGYALNLDPNLRTVRLFRKDGGRTTVLAEAPLLVRTGVSLPLRIRARGGRIEAFIDGRPVIDVTDTHHTRGRIGLNVFGGRAAYQDTFVTAL from the coding sequence ATGTCCATTTCCCGGCGTGCACTCCTGTCCTCGGCCGGTCTGACGCTGCTGGCCCCCCTCGCGGGGGCCGGCCGGGCGTCGGCCGCGCCCCCGGCCCCGGACGCGGCCGGCCACCGAACGGCTTCGCTCTCCGGTGACCTCGCCGCGATACCCGATCCGCTCGGCCTCACCGGCACCTGGTCCCGTACCACCGACGGCGGGCAGCGGGTCGTGACCGGAGCCGAACGCAATGCCGTCGCCCTGTCCGAGCAGCGCATCGAAGCCGTCGCCGGATACGCGGCCCGGATCACCATCGACCCCGGATCGCCCTACGCGGTCGGCTCGCTGGTCGTACGCGCCACCGACGACGGCTCGGCCGGATACGCGGCGAGCGTCGACCCCAACCTGCACCGCATCCGCCTCCACGACCTGGCGACCGGACGCGACCTCGTGCCACCGGCCACCGCCACCCTCGCACCCGGAACCAGCTACGTCCTCGAAGTGACGCTGGACGGACCGGAGTTGACCGTCATCCTGGACGGCAAGCAGGTGCTCGCCGCCCGGGACACCGCGTACGGGCACGGCGCCGCCGGGCTGCACGCCTACAACGGCACCGTCGTCTTCGGACCGCCCGGACTGCGCTCCGTCACCACCGACGCGACCGGATGGACCACCGACGGCGGCACCTGGACCGCCACTTCGCTCGGCTGGCACGCGCAGGCCCCCGCCGACACCAACTGCCGTGCCGTGTCGTCCACCCGGGTGCATGACACGGCCTACCAGGCCGACATCCGGATCACCGATCCGTGCGCGGTCGCCGCCCTGCTGCTCCGTACCGACGCGCAGGGATCATCCGGTTACGGGGTCCAGATCGATCCGAACCTGAACCGGCTGCGGCTCTACCGGATCGACGGTGACATCACCCTCGGGACGCACAGCACCACCATCGACGTGGACAAGGTGTACCGGATCCGGGTCGAGGCGGACGGCCCGCGCCTCAGGGTGCGCTGGCAGACCGACTTCATCACCCCCGACGGCTACGCCCCGGTCATCACCGCGCAGGACGCCGAGCACGGTTCGGGACTGCTCGGCGTCCTGGCCTACAACGGGTCCGTCCGCTTCGAAGGGATCACCGCCAGCGGCCTCGTGACGGACCTTCAGGGCTGGTCGACGGTGTCCGGGGCCTGGACCCCCGATCTGCGCGGGCTGCGGGCCGAGGGCACCGGCGCGCTGCACATCGCACCGTTCCCCGGCGGCGACGTGCTGATCAGCGCCGACATCGGACTCGTCGGTGCGACCGGCGCGGGGCTCGTGGTCCGCGCTGACGCGGCCGGAGCGGGCGGCTACGAGGTCCGGCTCGACGCCAAGGGCGTACGCCTGCTGGACCGCGTCGACGGCACCGAGATCGGCCACGCCGCACCGCCCGTCCGGCCCTTCGAGGCGGGCGGCACCTACCGGACCGAAATCCATGCCCTCGGTACCACCGTCACCGTGACCGTGGACGGAGTCGAGGCCATCACCGCCACCGTGCCCCGTACCGGCGGAAGGACCGTCGGGCTCGCCGCGACCGGTGGCACGGCACACTTCCAGGAAGTCAGGGCCCGCACCCCGCGGACGTACTACACGGACACCTACCGCCCCGGCTACCGCTACACCCAACTCGCCTCGCACACCAGCGATCCCAACGGACTGGTCCACCACGAGGGCGAATACCACCTCTTCCACCAGGACTCCGGACAGTGGGCGCACGCCGTCTCCACCGATCTCCTGCACTGGCGCGCGCTGCCCGTCGCGCTTCCGGTCTCCGACTTCGGCCACACCTGGTCCGGATCGTGCGTGGTGGACTCCGACGACACCAGTGGGCTCTTCGGCGGCCGGGCGGGGCTCATCGCCTACTACACCAGCTACCACCCGGACAGGCCCGGCGGGAACCAGTGCGTACGCGTCGCGTACAGCGAGGACCGGGGCCGCTCCTGGCAGTGGCACGGCACCGACCCCGTCGTGCAGAACCCCGGTGGTCCGGAGGGCGGTTGGGACTTCCGCGACCCGAAGGTCGTGCGCGACGCCGGACGCGACCAGTGGGTGATGGTGGTCTCCGGCGGCGACCACGTGCGCTTCTTCACCTCCACCGACCTGCTGCACTGGGCGTACCGCTCCTCCTTCGGCTACGGCGACTGGGTGACCGGCGGCGTCTGGGAGTGCCCCGACCTGTTCCCGCTGCCCGTCGATGGCGACCCGGACCAGGTGCGTTGGGTGCTCGCGCTCTCGACCGGCGCGGTCCGCAGCACGGACGGGTCGGCGGCCGAGTACTTCCTCGGCGACTGGGACGGCACCACGTTCACCACCACGAACCAGGCCGGCACCCCACTGCGTGCCGAGGCCGGCCGGGACTACTACGCCGCCATGACCTTCTACGGACTGCCGGACGGCCGACGCGTCCAGCTCGGCTGGCTCAGCAACTGGGACTACGCGTTCAGCGCCCCGACCGGCGAATGGAACGGCCAGCTCAGCATCGCGCGCGAACTGACCCTGACCGGCAAGGGACTTGTCCAGCGGCCCGCCGCCGAGATCGAGACCCTGCGCACGAGCAGCACCACGATCGAGAACATTACCGTGCGTCCCGGCTCCGCCAACCCGCTCTCGGCCCAGCGCGGCCGGTCCTACGAGATCCAGGCCGAGATCGCCCTGCCGTACACGGGCGCCGCGACGGAATTCGGCTTCCGGCTGCGTACCGGGGGAGACCGGCGGACCCTCGTCGGCTACGACGTCGGCACCGGGAAACTCTTCGTGGACCGCAGCGCCGCGGGTGCCGACGACTTCACCGAGCACTTCGCCGGACGGACGGACGCGGCCGTGCCCCTCGCCACCGTCGACGGTGAACGGCGGCTGCGGATCAGGCTGTTCATGGACACCTCCTCGGTCGAGGTGTTCGGCGGCGACGGCCTGGTCACGATCAGCAGCCTCCTCTTCCCCGAACCGGACGACCGGGGCATGGCCTTCTACGCCACCGGAGGCGCGGCCCGCATCGTCACCCTGACCGTCCACCGGCTCCGCGATGTCTTCCGGGTGACGGACGCCGACCCCGAACCGGCCGTGAACCCACCGGGCGGCACCTTCCGCAACGGCGGGCTCGGCGAACTCACCGTCGTACCGGCCGGGCACTGGACGACCACCGGCGCCGGCCGTACCGGAGTCTTCGACCGGGACTCGACCGCCGTCTCCAGCACCGAGTACGGCGATCTGGAGCTGACCTCGCTCGTCCGCTTCGGCGGCCCCGACGGGACCGGCGGCGCCGGATCGGTGCTGCTGCGCGCCACCCCCGACACGGCCGACGGATACGCCCTCAACCTCGACCCGAACCTGCGGACCGTCAGGCTCTTCCGCAAGGACGGCGGGCGGACGACCGTGCTTGCCGAGGCGCCCCTGCTCGTCCGTACGGGAGTCAGCCTTCCGCTGCGGATCAGGGCCCGGGGCGGGCGGATCGAGGCATTCATCGACGGCCGGCCGGTCATCGATGTGACCGACACCCACCACACACGCGGCAGAATTGGACTCAATGTGTTCGGAGGCCGCGCCGCCTACCAGGACACCTTCGTCACCGCGCTATAG
- a CDS encoding glycoside hydrolase family 32 protein, giving the protein MTNDLTLPRARHEDAPKGLAERAVLDPHRPRFHFTAPGGWLNDPNGLTHWDGVYHLFYQYNPLAAAHHRIHWGHATSRDLVHWTDEPVALVPGTDGPDRDGCWSGVLVDDGGTPTLVYSGRHGERELPCVATGSPDLRSWRKDPANPVIAAPPQDDITAFRDHCIWRENGKWRQLVGSGIRGVGGTAFLYESEDLRDWRYVGPLLTGDASTGTAADLDWTGTMWECVDLFRIDGTDILAFSAWDEGATHYPLYWTGRYEGDTFTPAGLHRLDYGQRYFYAPQSTRDALGRRIVFGWLQEGRDEDAVAEAGWCGVMSLPRVVTLGADGRLAQAPVPELARLRREAVRTGAFDVTDGTYLRLDDVRGDQLDIETTLRLAPGAAARLVVRESADGSERTVIEVERAADGATGTLRLHREASSLDPAVDSEPRYGELPLNGEGIVDLRVLVDHSALEIFANGRALAARIYPTRTDALGVGIAAAGTVAVERLDAWRMAAVFDSPRPLWP; this is encoded by the coding sequence ATGACGAACGACCTCACCCTGCCCCGCGCCCGTCACGAGGACGCGCCGAAGGGCCTGGCCGAACGGGCCGTCCTCGACCCGCACCGTCCCCGCTTCCACTTCACCGCCCCCGGCGGCTGGCTCAACGACCCCAACGGGCTCACTCATTGGGACGGCGTCTACCACCTCTTCTACCAGTACAACCCGCTCGCCGCCGCCCACCACCGCATCCACTGGGGCCACGCCACCAGCCGCGACCTGGTCCACTGGACCGACGAACCCGTCGCACTCGTCCCCGGCACCGACGGCCCCGACCGGGACGGCTGCTGGTCCGGCGTCCTCGTCGACGACGGCGGCACCCCGACCCTCGTCTACTCCGGCCGGCACGGCGAGCGCGAACTCCCCTGCGTGGCAACCGGATCGCCCGATCTGCGCAGCTGGCGCAAGGACCCCGCCAACCCGGTGATCGCCGCCCCGCCGCAGGACGACATCACCGCCTTCCGCGACCACTGCATCTGGCGCGAGAACGGGAAGTGGCGCCAGCTCGTCGGCTCCGGCATCCGGGGCGTCGGCGGCACCGCGTTCCTGTACGAGTCCGAGGACCTGCGCGACTGGCGGTACGTGGGCCCGCTGCTCACCGGCGACGCGAGCACCGGCACGGCCGCCGACCTCGACTGGACCGGCACCATGTGGGAGTGCGTCGACCTGTTCCGGATCGACGGCACCGACATCCTCGCCTTCTCCGCCTGGGACGAAGGCGCCACGCACTACCCGCTGTACTGGACCGGACGGTACGAGGGCGACACCTTCACCCCCGCCGGACTGCACCGGCTCGACTACGGGCAGCGCTACTTCTACGCCCCGCAGTCCACCCGCGACGCACTCGGCCGGCGCATCGTGTTCGGCTGGCTCCAGGAGGGCCGGGACGAGGACGCCGTGGCCGAGGCCGGCTGGTGCGGTGTGATGTCCCTGCCGCGCGTCGTCACCCTGGGCGCCGACGGCCGGCTCGCCCAGGCACCCGTTCCGGAACTCGCCCGCCTGCGCCGCGAGGCGGTGCGCACCGGTGCATTCGACGTGACCGACGGGACGTACCTGCGGCTCGACGACGTACGCGGCGACCAGCTCGACATCGAGACGACCCTGCGGCTGGCCCCCGGAGCGGCGGCCCGCCTGGTGGTGCGCGAGAGCGCGGACGGTTCGGAGCGGACCGTGATCGAGGTGGAGCGCGCCGCGGACGGCGCGACGGGCACCCTGCGGCTGCACCGCGAGGCGAGCAGCCTCGACCCGGCCGTCGACAGCGAACCCCGGTACGGGGAACTGCCGTTGAACGGCGAGGGCATCGTGGACCTGCGGGTCCTCGTCGACCATTCCGCGCTGGAGATCTTCGCCAACGGGCGTGCGCTGGCCGCCCGGATCTACCCGACCAGGACCGACGCACTGGGCGTCGGCATCGCGGCCGCAGGCACGGTCGCGGTGGAGCGGCTCGACGCCTGGCGGATGGCCGCGGTCTTCGACAGCCCCCGCCCGCTCTGGCCCTGA
- a CDS encoding ABC transporter ATP-binding protein, producing the protein MTAPATTTRTPLMSVRGLTKDFRMGGLFSRDHHRALNAVDLDIPHGKIVALVGESGSGKSTLARCLARLEQPTSGQVLLEGRDVLRTQRRGASRAYRGTVQMVFQDPFGSLNPVHRVEHFLRRALLVHGRPAGESELRELITTVGLTEDMLQSYPHELSGGQRQRVAIARALAVDPRLVLADEPTSMLDVSVRIGILNLMRRLRDDHGISMLYITHDLASARYVADTTQVLFAGELVEGGDSLALMDRPAHPYTRLLLSAVPDPERNHGYDHVERAALRAAVLTPDSCPYEDEGACSRTEPVRHVIGEDEGQPHWVRCHLYAPATPTARRVLTAATPEAENV; encoded by the coding sequence ATGACGGCCCCGGCCACCACCACCCGCACCCCGCTGATGAGCGTGCGCGGACTCACCAAGGACTTCCGGATGGGCGGACTGTTCTCCCGCGACCACCACCGGGCCCTGAACGCCGTCGACCTCGACATCCCGCACGGGAAGATCGTCGCCCTCGTCGGCGAGTCCGGCAGCGGCAAATCCACCCTCGCCCGCTGCCTCGCCCGCCTCGAACAGCCCACCTCCGGCCAGGTCCTGCTGGAAGGCCGGGACGTGCTGAGGACCCAGCGGCGCGGCGCCTCCCGCGCCTACCGGGGCACCGTACAGATGGTGTTCCAGGACCCCTTCGGCTCCCTCAACCCCGTCCACCGCGTCGAGCACTTCCTGCGCCGCGCCCTGCTGGTGCACGGACGGCCCGCGGGCGAAAGCGAACTGCGCGAACTCATCACCACGGTCGGGCTGACCGAGGACATGCTCCAGTCCTACCCGCACGAACTCTCCGGCGGACAGCGCCAGCGCGTCGCCATCGCCCGCGCGCTCGCCGTCGACCCCCGTCTCGTCCTCGCCGACGAGCCGACCTCGATGCTCGACGTCTCCGTACGCATCGGCATTCTCAACCTGATGCGGCGGCTGCGGGACGACCACGGCATCTCCATGCTGTACATCACCCACGACCTGGCATCGGCCCGCTATGTCGCCGACACCACCCAGGTGCTCTTCGCCGGTGAACTCGTCGAGGGCGGCGACTCGCTCGCCCTGATGGACCGCCCCGCCCACCCCTACACCAGGCTCCTGCTCTCCGCCGTCCCCGACCCGGAGCGCAACCACGGCTACGACCACGTCGAGCGGGCCGCGCTGCGCGCCGCCGTGCTGACGCCCGACTCGTGCCCGTACGAGGACGAGGGCGCGTGCAGCCGCACGGAGCCCGTCCGCCATGTCATCGGCGAGGACGAAGGGCAGCCCCACTGGGTGCGCTGCCACCTCTACGCCCCCGCCACCCCCACCGCGCGCCGCGTCCTGACCGCGGCCACCCCGGAAGCCGAGAACGTCTGA